One part of the Sebastes fasciatus isolate fSebFas1 chromosome 8, fSebFas1.pri, whole genome shotgun sequence genome encodes these proteins:
- the LOC141771962 gene encoding taste receptor type 1 member 2-like: MYPYLVPTSLCNEECDAGFVKKQDGFHKCCFDCEICSKGTYINSTEDPYKCINCKETEWSPAGSTSCNLRVVEYVPFTDSGAILIMVGAWALVGLTLAVSVLFAINYNTPVVRSAGGPMCFLILGCLSLCSLSVFFHFDKPTISFCILRFLPFLLFYTVCLACFVVRSFQIVYIFKMAAMFPKIHSLWIKYHGQWLVITGAFVIQALLLLIGYTYAPLKPHNETFWYPDKIILRCDINLKASSAPVVFLLSLCSLCFIFSYMGKDLPKNYNEAKAITFCLLLLILTWISFATVFLLYHGKYIQTLNALAVLFSLYSFLLFYFLPKCYIIIFQSYKNTQEYFQGLIMNYTKTISQ; the protein is encoded by the exons ATGTACCCCTAcctg GTACCTACTTCACTGTGTAATGAAGAATGTGATGCAGGATTTGTAAAAAAGCAAGATGGATTCCACAAATGCTGCTTcgattgtgaaatctgttcaaAGGGAACTTATATCAACAGCACAG AGGACCCCTACAAGTGCATCAACTGTAAGGAGACAGAATGGTCTCCAGCAGGAAGTACATCATGCAATCTGCGGGTGGTGGAGTACGTCCCATTCACAGACAGCGGGGCTATCCTGATCATGGTCGGAGCCTGGGCCTTGGTGGGCCTCACACTGGCTGTGTCTGTTCTCTTTGCCATCAACTACAACACACCTGTTGTCAGATCTGCTGGCGGACCAATGTGCTTCCTAATTTTAGGCTGCCTCAGTCTGTGTAGTCTCAgtgttttctttcactttgATAAGCCAACAATCTCCTTTTGTATCTTAAGGTTCTTACCATTTCTCTTGTTCTACACTGTTTGTCTAGCATGTTTTGTTGTGCGCTCTTTTCagattgtttacattttcaaaatggCCGCAATGTTCCCCAAAATCCACAGTTTGTGGATTAAATATCACGGACAATGGCTGGTCATCACTGGGGCATTTGTTATTCAGGCACTCTTACTTCTTATTGGCTATACTTACGCCCCCCTGAAGCCCCACAATGAAACATTTTGGTACCCAGACAAAATCATACTTCGTTGCGACATTAATCTCAAAGCATCCTCTGCTCCTGTggtttttcttttatctttgtGCTCCCTTTGCTTTATTTTCTCCTACATGGGAAAAGACCTCCCTAAAAATTACAACGAGGCCAAAGCAATAACCTTCTGCCTGCTCCTGTTGATCCTCACCTGGATCAGCTTTGCCACTGTATTCCTACTTTACCATGGCAAGTACATCCAAACTCTTAACGCTCTGGCAGTACTCTTCAGTCTGTACTCctttctgttgttttatttcctACCCAAATGCTACATCATCATTTTTCAATCGTACAAAAACACGCAGGAGTACTTCCAAGGTCTCATTATGAATTATACCAAAACAATCAGCCAGTAG